A genomic window from Labrus bergylta chromosome 7, fLabBer1.1, whole genome shotgun sequence includes:
- the LOC109978775 gene encoding LOW QUALITY PROTEIN: gastrula zinc finger protein XlCGF57.1-like (The sequence of the model RefSeq protein was modified relative to this genomic sequence to represent the inferred CDS: inserted 1 base in 1 codon), with product MLATLNRHIRSHTGEKEYTCGTCGSSFSRRGYLNNHIEQIHSSKKPFTCTTCSKFFRFKKKFDXSTCMDTGGRPFTCTTCSKSFTLNRTFTTHMKIQTGERPFSCSICNKSFICKSVLNWHYSIHEGEQLFTCTTCNKSFRFKSNLTGHMRTHTGEKPYS from the exons ATGCTAGCAACTTTGAATCGTCACATTCGCTCTCATACAGGTGAAAAGGAGTACACCTGTGGTACCTGTGGGTCATCATTCAGCAGGAGAGGTTATTTGAATAATCACATTGAACAAATTCATTCAAGTAAAAAGCCGTTTACCTGCACAACATGTAGCAaattttttagatttaaaaaaaagtttg agTCCACATGCATGGACACAGGTGGGAGGCCGTTTACCTGCACAACATGCAGCAAATCTTTCACATTAAACAGAACTTTCACAACCCACATGAAAatacagacaggtgagaggccTTTCTCCTGTAGCATCTGCAATAAAAGTTTCATTTGCAAATCAGTATTGAATTGGCACTACTCGATTCATGAAGGGGAACAGCTGTTTACCTGCACAACATGCAACAAGTCTTTCAGatttaaaagtaatttaacaggacacatgagaacacacacaggggaGAAGCCTTACTCCTGA